From the genome of Bartonella sp. M0283:
TTGCTCACCGTCTATTACTGGTTGGTGGCGATCCTGCAACAATTGTCGCTGAAAGACATGTCGAAGGTGAACCGGGAAAGCGAAGCGAACGTGATATATTCGATATGAGCGAAGAATTCGCCAAAGATCGGGATTTTTACGACCTTCTTTATAGAGACAGAGACTAACGCAATGGGACTTCGCAAAAATATAAAAACATCGATTGCTCATAATCCATTTTTCACCGAAGGCGTATTTCTATTCTTTCCGGTATCGGCCACTTACGCTGTACTCATGCCGTTTATCTGGGTGATTGTCTATCAACTCGACTATCCCGGTACACGCTATATTTTTCCTCAACAATGGCATGCCCATGAGATGATTTTCGGCTTCTATTCTGCCGCCCTTGCCGGATTTTTATGTTCAGCCGTTGCCGAATGGACAGAAACAAAGCCGTTAAATGGCATGAGACTTTTCTTTCTGCTTTTATTATGGCTTCCTGGTCGCATTGTCGGCTTTTTGGGTTCGGATTACCTGATGGTCATCGGCAGTGTATTCGATTTCGCCTTTCTGGCACTTATGATCTTGTATGTCGGCTTGCCAATTCTTTCGAAAAGAAAATGGAAAAGCGTGTCATTTTTGCTATGGCTTGTTGTTCTTTTTGCACTTGAAATCGTTTTGAAAATCTCATGGTGGCGCGAAGAAACGGAATTATCGTCCCGTATATTATGGACGATTATCGCTGTTTTTGTTGTTCTCTTTTCCTTGGCAATCTCGCGTATCAACACTGTAGTCACCAATCTTTCGTTAGACCCTTCAGGTGAAACAAGCCCATATCGCCCGCATCCGGGCAGACGCAATCTATCTGCGTTTTTGACAGTTTTATATGCTCTATCAATGCTTTTTCTTCCGTCTTCACAAATGCAATATTATCTCGCTTTCGCTGCAAGTGCCGGTTTTATGGATAGAACTGGGGAATGGTTCATCGGTAAAGCCGCATTAAAAGCAGAAGTCTTATGCCTTGCGCTTGCCAATGTCAGTGCAGCAATCGGTTTTTTTCTTATCGGTCTTTCGGGCTTTAACGAAAGCATACTGATTTATGCGGGCTTACATATATTGACCATTGCGACATTGGGGCTTGGCGTGATGGGTGTTTTTACAATTGCCGGTTTACGCCATTCAGGACGAAAATTGATACCGATCCCATGGCAATCAAAAGCGGCTATCGCATTTATTATACTCGCTGCCGCCATGCGCGTTCTACCTGAAATAACCGATCTCTTCGCTATCGGCAGTCACCATTATGCATGGGCTGCTATTTTCTGGTCTTTGGCCTTTCTCCTCTGGTTATGGGGATATCTGCCGCTCCTTGGGCATCCTGTAAATAACTGACCAATATATGGTCGCCTGATTAGCCTGATGGACATCCATAAATTACGGCACTTCTAAAAAACAATTGACGACGTAAAACATAAAAATTAACGATCGCTACAAAAAATTATATTATAAATATAGTTCATATTGAATATATGTTTAATTTTTTATTTTAATTAAAATTAATAAAATATATAATTGATAAAAATAAATACTAAAATAAATATATATAAAATATTTTTATTTATTGTATTGAATAAACAAATCAATCAATTAAACAAAACATAATATTTTTTGATTCATACGATAGTTTTTTATGGTATAAACTAAAATTATCAGTTAAATGCGTCGAAAAAATATGCATGGTGCTGGATATCGGCAGTACACTTCTTTATAATGCATTGTAACTATTATTATTTTCCAGTTTTGTTTTTTAAAATGTGTTACATTTTTGGCTAAAGTGTCGATATCTTAAAAATCAGAAATAAAAAACATAATAAAAACAAATATTTACATGATTTTTATTGGTGCCGCATGCCGGAATCGAACCAGCGACCCCATCATTACGAATGACGTGCTCTACCAACTGAGCTAATGCGGCACAGATTCTTGTCTTCAAGACAGAACCGGTATCGGGTGATAGCTAAAAGATCAAACGAAAGCAAGCGTCCAATTTTATCTTTCAGTAATTTTCGTTATGAACCGGCAACACAATGTCAAAACACAAGCTTTTTTTAAAACCATCAACAGTAGAATTGGTTTGCCTATTTTCCACCTGATGCTTATTCTAGATTTCAATGTTTTTAGTTTGAGGAGAATTTTTCTTGGCTAGTGCCGAGCAAGCTATCCGCAATGCATTGCTTAAAATTGATGCCCGCAATGTTGCCCAAAGGCGGCTGATTTATGAATCTGCATGGAACGCCCATGAGCGTGCATTGTTGGCTCAACATGATTTGAGCAACGAGAGTCGTTCCAAGCGACGCGATGCATTGATGCAAATTATCCGGAGCATAGAACAGGATTACATTGTTCAGGCTCCCGAAGAAAAAACGCAATACTATAATGAACTCGCTGCAGAAGGCCCCGAAGAACAGATAAAAATAGAAGTAAACGGAGCGACAAATTTCGATAACCGGAGTTTGCATCGGGCAAGGACAAGACGGCGTTCCAAAATTCTGCTGATCGTTGCACCATCGATTCTTGCAATTATTATGGTTTTAGGCTTCACTGCGTGGTCATTTTTTAACAGTTTTTCAGGTCGTGCTCTCGTTGAACATCAAAAGGATGTGGCTGAACAAAAGCCGCGTTCCACGTTGATGCAACCTTTCCGGCAAGAGACCGAAAACAATGATGGTTGGATTAAATTTTTCCGTCCGGGTGATGCCTCGGCGCTCACAGTCTACGGCCGCACATCGGTCGATATCCGTGATGACGCCGGAATACCATATACCCATATTTCGGCAAATAGCGAGCAAGATGTTGTCGTCATCGAAATTGGCGCAGGCGCTCTGTCAGGCTTACGTGGTAAAAAGGTGCTCATTGATATCAACGCAAAAAGTGATGGAACAGAGCCAAGCCAGATGAGTATAACGTGTGATCTCGGCGATAATGCCGATTGTGGAAGGCGGCGGTTTGAAGTTCCGACAAATCGGAATGACCTATTGTTTGACGTAACAATACCAGCAGAAGGATCGGGTTCAGCAAAACTTTATTTGACAAGCGACCTTATGGGTGAAGGTCATGGCATTGATATTTATGGTATGAAAATCAAAGCAACAGATTGAGATTTATGGCACAAGAACCGATAGCAGTTGATGAAACATTGATTGAATCCGTTGTTCGTACATTTTACACAACGGTCAGAAAAGATAATATGCTGGGTCCTATTTTTGAAGAACATATTCACGATTGGGAACCCCATTTACAAAATATGTTCGCCTTCTGGTCTTCGGTCATGTTGCATACCAACCGTTATAACGGACGTCCTATGCCCAAGCATGTCGTTTTACCGATTGATGCTGCGCATTTCGACCAATGGCTCAAAATTTTCAAAAATACTGTTGAGGAACTTTGCGTGAAGGAAGATGCCGAGTTGTTTATGAAAAAAGCAACCCAGATCGCCCACAGTCTTGAGTTGGGCCTTGCCTTCAACAATAAGGTTCTTTTACAACCCGGCGAACGCTATATCAGAAATAAGGATCACACATTGTGATTGAAAAAGATCGTCTTACCGAGGTCGAAATCAAACTTGCCGAACAAGAGCGACTTGTTGACGAGCTTTCTGCTGTTCTTGCCGAACAATGGAAAACTATCGACCTTATGGATAAAAAATTAAAAGCACTAACCAAACGCTTTCTGGAACTTGAAGAACAAAGCCAGCCTGACATTCCTGTCACCCGACCACCGCATTGGTAAAATTGTTCAACAGTTCTCCTTGAAAAACATTGATACTGAAATATCGGGAAACATCATGTTTCCCGCCACCCTGTCGAATAATCGTCGCCAAGTTTTTTATTGGCATCAATTTATTTTTCAATATGGTTCAGGATAAGTCTGTCATTTGCCAAAAATTATTATAAAGCTTTCGCCCGCTATTTTTTCGCTGAAAATATCAGAACATATTTGTCAATATCCCGGCGTCCTATATTCCAAACACCGATGAATTCATTCGTTGCTCCGATTTTTTCCGCGCAATCAGCCTTGTAGAACAGGACAAGAAACACCGGTACCTTTTAATCCGCAATAGCCATTCGGGTTTTTGGCAAGATATTGCTGATGATAACCTTCGGCAAAATAGAACGGCCCTTCTAACGCAATTTCCGTTGTAATTGGCCCCAATCCCTTTGATTGAAGTGCTTTCTCAAATTGCGCTTTGCTTTTTTTGGCGATTTCCAAGTCATGTTCATTGGAAAGATAGAGAGCCGAACGGTAATTATTGCCAATGTCGTTTCCCTGCCGCATGCCTTGTGTGGGATCATGTTGTTCCCAGAAAGTTTTCAATATCTCATCAAGATGAAGTATCTTCGGATCATAAACGACAAGGACCGCTTCTGTATGGCCAGTTTTACCCGTACAAACTTCTTCATAAGTCGGGTTTGGTGTAAAGCCGCCAGTGTAACCGGCCGCCGTCACATAAACGCCCGGCATTTTCCAGAACAGCCGTTCAACACCCCAGAAACAGCCCATTGCAACAATGATATGATGCATATTTTCAGGATATGGGCCTTTCAGTTTGTGACCGTTGACAAAATGTTTTTCCGATGTTTCGATTGGTTCACTTCTGCCGACAAGAGCATCTTCTTTTTTCGGCATATCGAGTTTTTCCGAAAGCGATAAA
Proteins encoded in this window:
- a CDS encoding NnrS family protein; the encoded protein is MGLRKNIKTSIAHNPFFTEGVFLFFPVSATYAVLMPFIWVIVYQLDYPGTRYIFPQQWHAHEMIFGFYSAALAGFLCSAVAEWTETKPLNGMRLFFLLLLWLPGRIVGFLGSDYLMVIGSVFDFAFLALMILYVGLPILSKRKWKSVSFLLWLVVLFALEIVLKISWWREETELSSRILWTIIAVFVVLFSLAISRINTVVTNLSLDPSGETSPYRPHPGRRNLSAFLTVLYALSMLFLPSSQMQYYLAFAASAGFMDRTGEWFIGKAALKAEVLCLALANVSAAIGFFLIGLSGFNESILIYAGLHILTIATLGLGVMGVFTIAGLRHSGRKLIPIPWQSKAAIAFIILAAAMRVLPEITDLFAIGSHHYAWAAIFWSLAFLLWLWGYLPLLGHPVNN
- a CDS encoding group III truncated hemoglobin, with product MAQEPIAVDETLIESVVRTFYTTVRKDNMLGPIFEEHIHDWEPHLQNMFAFWSSVMLHTNRYNGRPMPKHVVLPIDAAHFDQWLKIFKNTVEELCVKEDAELFMKKATQIAHSLELGLAFNNKVLLQPGERYIRNKDHTL
- a CDS encoding SlyX family protein, giving the protein MEKDRLTEVEIKLAEQERLVDELSAVLAEQWKTIDLMDKKLKALTKRFLELEEQSQPDIPVTRPPHW
- the msrA gene encoding peptide-methionine (S)-S-oxide reductase MsrA; translation: MFDILSLSEKLDMPKKEDALVGRSEPIETSEKHFVNGHKLKGPYPENMHHIIVAMGCFWGVERLFWKMPGVYVTAAGYTGGFTPNPTYEEVCTGKTGHTEAVLVVYDPKILHLDEILKTFWEQHDPTQGMRQGNDIGNNYRSALYLSNEHDLEIAKKSKAQFEKALQSKGLGPITTEIALEGPFYFAEGYHQQYLAKNPNGYCGLKGTGVSCPVLQG